The DNA sequence AAACTAACGGAGATATGGAAAAAGCAGTAGATTATCTTCGTGAAAACGGTATTGCAAAAGCAGCTAAAAAAGCTGGCCGTATTGCAGCTGAAGGTTCAACATATATTACTACAGAAGGTAATACAGCAGTGTTGATCGAAGTTAACTGTGAAACAGACTTTGTTACTAAAAATGATCAGTTCAAGCAGCTTCTTGAGGATCTTGGTAAGCACCTTGTTTCACAAAAGCCGGCTGATCTTGAAACAGCCCTATCCCAGAAATTGAACGGTAGTGATGAGACTGTTGAAACATACATCAACGCTATCGTCGCGAAAATTGGTGAAAAGATTTCTCTACGTCGTTTTGCAATTGTTGATAAAACAGATAATGATGCATTCGGCGCATACTTGCATATGGGCGGACGTATCGGTGTACTTGCTCTTCTTGAAGGAACAACTGACGAAGCTGTTGCCAAAGATGTCGCAATGCATATCGCTGCAGTAAACCCTCGTTATGTTTCACGTGACGAAGTTTCATCTGAAGAGGTCGATCGTGAGCGTGAAGTATTGAAAGCACAAGCACTAAATGAAGGCAAGCCTGAGAAAATTGTAGAAAAAATGGTTGAAGGCCGCCTTGGCAAATTCTTCGAGGATATTTGCTTGCTTGAGCAGAGCTTCGTTAAGGATCCAGATATGAAAGTTAAGCAGTTTGTTTCTGATAAAGGCGCAACTGTAAAATCATTCGTTCGTTATGAAGTTGGCGAAGGTATGGAAAAACGCGAAGAAAACTTTGCTGAAGAAGTTATGAGCCAAATCAAAAAATAAATAGTTTGACGCCAAATAGGGAACGATAAAGTTCCCTATTTGACTGTCAGCACTTAAATCATAGGTTGTAAAGAGCAAACTGAATCAATTTCATGGAGGTCATTATGGCACAGGCAAGGTACCAGAGAATCGTACTAAAATTAAGCGGTGAAGCGCTAAGTGGTGAGCAAGGATATGGAATTGACCCGAAAGTCATCCAATCCATTGCAGAACAGGTAAAAGAAGTGGCTGAACTAGGTGTTGAAGTCGCAATTGTAGTTGGTGGCGGAAACATTTGGAGAGGTAAAGTCGGCAGCGA is a window from the Aciduricibacillus chroicocephali genome containing:
- the tsf gene encoding translation elongation factor Ts is translated as MAITAKMVKELREQTGAGMMDCKKALTETNGDMEKAVDYLRENGIAKAAKKAGRIAAEGSTYITTEGNTAVLIEVNCETDFVTKNDQFKQLLEDLGKHLVSQKPADLETALSQKLNGSDETVETYINAIVAKIGEKISLRRFAIVDKTDNDAFGAYLHMGGRIGVLALLEGTTDEAVAKDVAMHIAAVNPRYVSRDEVSSEEVDREREVLKAQALNEGKPEKIVEKMVEGRLGKFFEDICLLEQSFVKDPDMKVKQFVSDKGATVKSFVRYEVGEGMEKREENFAEEVMSQIKK